A window from Candidatus Nitrospira neomarina encodes these proteins:
- a CDS encoding formylglycine-generating enzyme family protein, whose translation MLHTFYLPFTAVRILHYLLLTAFLSIGLLLGSSCLAIGETLLPPDEVDEHIAHIASLAKPSPQVPIPEGVFLMGTNRRDDLRHSLEMHYDDTEFPQRHIWVDKFLMDRYEGTLSEYLAFLLTTNRPVSHELRGLIWHLISVHFIPDEALASWPALYITWEEAKAFCEHHDKRLPSEAEWEKAARGESARIFPWGEMDPTADLAVFGQYHVHEIPLVATVDSFEDGQSIYKILHLAGNIAEWVNDWLGPDYYPIMPARNPPGPKSGRYKVVRGGSWKSRPVMLRSATRGGAIPEERSANIGFRCAQSSP comes from the coding sequence ATGCTTCACACATTTTACCTTCCGTTCACAGCAGTTCGAATCCTACATTATCTTTTATTGACGGCCTTCCTTTCCATAGGGCTTCTCTTGGGATCTTCCTGTTTGGCAATCGGAGAGACCCTCCTACCTCCCGACGAAGTTGATGAGCATATCGCCCATATCGCCAGCTTGGCCAAACCCTCCCCACAAGTTCCCATTCCCGAAGGAGTATTTTTAATGGGAACCAATCGGCGAGACGATCTTCGACATAGCCTTGAAATGCACTATGACGACACGGAATTTCCTCAACGTCACATCTGGGTGGATAAATTTCTCATGGATCGCTATGAAGGCACCTTAAGCGAATATCTGGCATTTCTGCTCACAACCAACAGGCCAGTCTCTCATGAATTACGGGGCCTCATCTGGCATCTCATTAGTGTGCATTTCATTCCTGATGAGGCACTCGCTTCCTGGCCGGCCCTCTACATCACATGGGAGGAAGCCAAAGCATTTTGCGAACATCATGACAAACGACTACCGTCGGAAGCTGAATGGGAGAAAGCGGCAAGAGGGGAATCTGCCCGCATCTTTCCGTGGGGGGAAATGGACCCGACAGCGGACTTAGCCGTATTCGGACAATACCACGTCCATGAAATTCCTCTGGTTGCAACGGTGGATAGCTTCGAGGATGGCCAAAGTATTTATAAAATATTGCATTTGGCTGGTAATATCGCGGAATGGGTTAATGATTGGCTGGGACCAGATTATTACCCCATCATGCCAGCCAGGAATCCGCCTGGGCCCAAATCAGGTCGTTATAAGGTTGTACGGGGCGGATCATGGAAAAGTCGGCCAGTCATGTTGCGGTCAGCGACTCGTGGGGGTGCCATTCCAGAAGAACGTTCCGCGAACATCGGCTTCCGCTGTGCTCAATCCTCCCCCTAA
- a CDS encoding matrixin family metalloprotease, producing MKNCRFFLNQTLTVIGIVIGLTACSQLHTTPLPAGDSGPKNSPDQGKQILSDNAAQKRDEWKNKTFEEFKAQTYKEPFEGGKYIVNGDTPILNEKLLQEFFETRIKESNSSRERVRTKLTVHQVNGQDAVWNSIEKRQLTYCVSKTFGANYEKMKSDMEAAGNAWEAVAAVDFIYVGGEDDSCTASNPNVVFDVRPVNVNGQYLARAFFPNEQRSSRNVLVDNSSFQLDPNGKLSLQGILRHELGHTIGFRHEHTRPDSGTCFEDSNWRPLTSYDAFSVMHYPQCNGKGDWTLTLTNIDKNGAACLYGPAQGFTIDTAICQGPVEPVGPIACGPKTENFVGQSVAKNAEKTYGPFMVVPGTLVEVVMHGEANPGDPDLYVRFNQDPTTTAYDCRPYLSGAEEKCVLDVPTNGTAVHVKVRGYSDAHFNLTVTHTPTH from the coding sequence TCCACTACCAGCTGGTGACAGTGGGCCCAAAAATTCCCCGGACCAGGGCAAGCAAATTTTGTCGGATAACGCAGCACAGAAACGAGACGAGTGGAAAAATAAAACCTTTGAGGAGTTTAAAGCCCAAACCTATAAGGAACCCTTTGAAGGTGGGAAATATATTGTGAACGGTGATACCCCCATTCTCAATGAAAAACTTCTACAGGAATTTTTTGAAACTCGAATAAAGGAGTCAAACAGCTCTCGCGAGAGGGTTCGAACGAAATTAACCGTTCATCAAGTCAATGGTCAGGACGCCGTGTGGAATTCTATAGAAAAACGGCAACTGACCTACTGCGTTAGTAAAACATTTGGTGCGAATTATGAAAAAATGAAGTCCGACATGGAGGCGGCCGGAAATGCATGGGAGGCGGTGGCTGCTGTGGATTTCATTTATGTGGGGGGAGAGGATGATTCTTGCACGGCGTCTAATCCGAATGTGGTTTTTGATGTACGCCCGGTCAACGTGAATGGGCAATATCTGGCTCGAGCCTTTTTCCCGAATGAACAGCGGTCCTCACGAAATGTTTTGGTGGATAACAGTTCTTTTCAACTGGATCCAAATGGCAAGCTATCGCTACAAGGGATATTGCGGCATGAATTAGGTCATACGATAGGATTTCGGCATGAGCATACCCGCCCGGATTCGGGTACCTGTTTCGAAGATAGTAATTGGCGGCCGTTAACCAGTTACGATGCCTTCTCGGTTATGCATTATCCGCAATGTAACGGTAAAGGAGATTGGACCCTGACCCTGACCAATATCGATAAAAATGGGGCAGCGTGTTTGTATGGCCCTGCGCAGGGATTCACCATTGATACCGCAATATGTCAGGGACCCGTGGAACCGGTGGGACCCATAGCCTGCGGACCCAAAACGGAAAATTTTGTCGGACAAAGTGTGGCCAAGAATGCAGAGAAAACCTATGGCCCCTTTATGGTGGTTCCGGGAACATTAGTGGAAGTGGTTATGCATGGAGAAGCCAATCCCGGTGATCCCGATCTCTATGTTCGGTTCAATCAGGATCCCACAACGACTGCCTATGATTGCCGTCCTTATCTCTCGGGTGCGGAAGAAAAGTGCGTCCTTGATGTGCCAACCAATGGGACTGCGGTCCATGTAAAAGTTCGGGGATATTCAGACGCGCATTTCAATCTTACCGTGACTCATACTCCTACACATTAA